One window of Fusarium keratoplasticum isolate Fu6.1 chromosome 2, whole genome shotgun sequence genomic DNA carries:
- a CDS encoding G-patch domain-containing protein, translated as MRRFRDDASDESHDEEDIPLHHKRAFGAGLKRKRVEFVPAQDPDAGVTTTVTPAKATDTSIGDLYASIVLKSEPDTNESTEETAEICPVCELPINSTSQPHEASMAHQVSLKHSHPPSALDRSRMGLRALKSQGWDPDARQGLGRDGEGMRYPIKVVAKEDTLGVGATVPEHIQKKEKEEKPKPLNRKEMRQLAAVERQRNERLQGEIYGRVDVERYLRGDGSDR; from the coding sequence ATGCGACGATTTAGAGACGACGCTTCTGATGAGAGCCATGACGAAGAGGATATCCCCTTACATCACAAGCGCGCCTTTGGTGCAGGGTTGAAGCGCAAGCGGGTTGAGTTTGTCCCCGCCCAAGATCCAGACGCTGGTGTCACAACAACCGTGACGCCTGCGAAAGCGACAGATACGTCCATTGGAGATTTATACGCCAGCATCGTATTGAAATCTGAGCCCGATACAAATGAGTCTACCGAGGAAACAGCTGAAATATGCCCCGTTTGCGAGCTCCCCATCAACTCTACCTCCCAACCTCATGAAGCATCCATGGCTCACCAGGTCTCACTAAAACACTCGCATCCGCCCTCAGCTCTTGACCGGTCCCGCATGGGACTGCGGGCTCTCAAGTCACAAGGATGGGATCCGGATGCCCGGCAAGGTCTCGGCCGTGATGGCGAAGGCATGCGGTACCCGATCAAGGTGGTGGCCAAGGAGGATACTCTGGGAGTCGGCGCAACCGTGCCGGAGCATATTcagaagaaagagaaggaagagaagccaAAACCGCTAAATCGCAAGGAGATGCGGCAACTGGCAGCAGTCGAACGACAACGGAATGAACGACTACAAGGGGAGATTTACGGGAGGGTCGATGTTGAGAGGTACCTGAGGGGAGACGGAAGTGACAGATGA
- a CDS encoding F-box domain-containing protein codes for MENQQLTPEPSPHILQLPSRALDFTLSDNLPPLPSDWDFLPRPSTTPFPFLDRLPPELFHIIISQLDLASLHALRRTNRRAAELLYSHSEYNTLITHAWDAVRGALCINTAKIITCKQLHEKLCTEKCDGCGDFGGYLYLLTCKRVCFVCFSERKRYFPVPPSLACRKYWISSEVVDTLPHMKVMPGVYSPARVASVESVFVDSESALNAGLEIHGSSDVMTETVIEKEMERINEYSRRRYEAAFSEEDPKPFVEPPEVFLSRCDERVNNPHRFLAIVPAPWFNKAKQLTEQGFHCIGCEDLEKMPFHHRRRFTATSFEEHLEECGEINQGKHVKFGSENAQDEDQGEDQGEDPDDEDPRMRNLGQLEMMALFRLWF; via the coding sequence ATGGAGAACCAGCAATTGACTCCAGAGCCTTCTCCCCACATCTTGCAGCTCCCATCTCGTGCATTGGACTTTACCCTCAGCGACAACTTGCCTCCCCTTCCATCGGATTGGGactttcttcctcggccatCTACGACCCCGTTTCCTTTCTTGGACCGTCTCCCCCCAGAACTGTTTCACATCATCATTTCTCAACTTGACCTCGCCTCTCTACATGCCCTCCGGCGAACCAATAGACGAGCTGCCGAGCTGCTCTACTCCCATTCCGAGTACAACACTCTCATCACCCATGCTTGGGATGCAGTCCGCGGCGCTCTGTGCATCAATACAGCCAAGATTATCACCTGCAAGCAATTGCATGAGAAGCTTTGTACCGAAAAATGCGACGGCTGTGGTGATTTCGGCGGCTATCTTTACCTCCTCACCTGCAAGCGAGTGTGCTTTGTCTGCTTCTCTGAAAGGAAACGCTACTTTCCTGTGCCGCCAAGCCTCGCATGTCGCAAGTATTGGATCAGCAGCGAGGTCGTCGACACTCTGCCTCACATGAAAGTGATGCCCGGCGTATACTCACCAGCCCGTGTCGCCAGTGTCGAGTCTGTATTTGTAGACTCTGAAAGCGCCCTCAATGCTGGTCTCGAAATTCACGGGTCATCCGATGTCATGACCGAAACTGTCAtagagaaggagatggaaaGGATAAACGAATATTCTCGGAGGCGATACGAGGCGGCATTCTCTGAGGAAGACCCCAAGCCTTTCGTTGAGCCTCCTGAAGTCTTCCTCTCTCGGTGCGATGAAAGAGTGAACAACCCGCACCGCTTTTTGGCCATCGTTCCGGCGCCGTGGTTCAACAAGGCGAAACAATTGACGGAACAAGGCTTCCACTGCATTGGGTGTGAGGACCTGGAAAAGATGCCTTTTCACCACCGACGGAGATTCACAGCGACCTCATTTGAGGAGCATTTGGAAGAATGTGGCGAGATCAACCAGGGAAAACATGTCAAATTCGGGTCTGAGAAtgctcaagatgaagaccaAGGCGAAGACCAAGGCGAAGATccagacgacgaggatccGCGAATGCGTAACCTGGGCCAACTtgagatgatggcattgtTCAGGTTATGGTTCTGA
- a CDS encoding Oxidored-FMN domain-containing protein gives MSTTDIPNGHRKVIVNTGAKNVSFYTPIQDPPAGTPWDPQPEGSLFSPLKLRNLTLRNRIIVSPMCQYSAKDGYMTPWHKQHLGSFAARGASLIITEVHSVSPEGRISPQDAGIWEDGQMVPLKEVVEFVHSQNSKIAIQMGHAGRKASTVVPWLDRKAVAVKEADGWPDEVVAPSAIPFSPETLVPKEMTTEDIAKFKRDWVAGVKRALVVGFDAIEIHAAHGYLLNSFLSPASNQRTDEYGGSFENRTRLLVEIVQLTRNIVPADFPLLVRMPGTDYLDFDPSLPQWHIEEAGKLGRILAGEGVDLLDISGGGLDSRQKITAGPGYQVPWAAAVKKAVEGTEIQVTAVGSITSGKQAQGYLSDGSVDAVLVGRGFLKDPNLVWHWADELDIDIHVAAQYGWGFGMTRTHRHKRH, from the exons ATGTCGACAACTGATATACCCAACGGCCATCGCAAGGTCATTGTTAACACTGGAGCCAAGAAT GTCTCTTTCTACACCCCCATCCAGGATCCTCCCGCAGGAACACCATGGGATCCCCAGCCAGAAGGCAGTCTCTTCTCACCTCTCAAGCTCCGAAACCTCACCCTCCGCAACCGCATCATTGTGTCTCCTATGTGCCA ATACTCCGCTAAGGATGGCTACATGACGCCCTGGCACAAGCAGCATCTCGGCAGTTTTGCAGCCCGTGGTGCTTCACTCATCATTACCGAAGTCCACTCTGTCTCGCCCGAGGGCCGTATCAGCCCCCAGGATGCAGGAATTTGGGAAGATGGGCAGATGGTGCCTTTGaaggaggttgtcgagtTCGTGCACAGTCAGAACAGCAAGATCGCTATCCAGATGGGACATGCTGGAAGAAAGGCCAGCACTGTCGTGCCCTGGCTTGATCGAAAGGCTGTAGCCGTCAAGGAG GCCGACGGCTGGCCAGACGAAGTTGTTGCACCGAGCGCCATTCCTTTCAGTCCGGAGACTTTGGTCCCCAAAGAGATGACTACAGAGGACATTGCGAAGTTCAAGCGGGACTGGGTTGCCGGCGTCAAGAGAGCACTCGTGGTTGGCTTTGAC GCCATTGAGATTCACGCCGCCCACGGCTACCTTCTTAACTCTTTCCTCTCGCCAGCCTCCAACCAGCGAACGGATGAATATGGCGGCTCTTTCGAGAACCGAACCCGTCTCCTCGTTGAAATCGTCCAACTCACTCGCAATATCGTCCCTGCAGACTTCCCTCTGCTAGTTCGCATGCCTGGCACTGACTATCTTGACTTTGACCCCTCTTTGCCACAGTGGCATATCGAGGAAGCTGGCAAGCTAGGCAGAATCCTGGCGGGCGAGGGTGTCGATCTACTCGACATCTCGGGCGGCGGCCTGGACAGCCGACAGAAGATCACCGCCGGCCCCGGGTATCAGGTCCCCTGGGCTGCGGCCGTGAAGAAGGCTGTTGAGGGAACAGAGATCCAGGTGACTGCCGTGGGCAGCATCACCTCCGGGAAGCAGGCTCAGGGGTATCTCAGCGATGGCTCTGTCGACGCTGTGCTGGTTGGCCGCGGGTtcctcaaggaccccaacCTTGTGTGGCACTGGGCTGACGAGTTGGATATCGACATTCATGTCGCGGCTCAAT ATGGATGGGGCTTTGGCATGACCCGTACGCACCGACACAAGAGGCATTGA
- a CDS encoding HMA domain-containing protein codes for MGCDCCPRPDPGPAPEPVVTQAPAQVEDNASCQDSCCDDGTSETSQGNVVPQEADDCCASGSCADEKPNDDSDAPDCCRGKISPCCNASCLDRIAMRECKMSAAGLTGQSKDATGRTNGSGCNGATDGKACGQHSLSALDRYGATLQALGCLCRALIALGQESCCETRDRPSVGAKSCSKKSSTRSLIRTSVDSCCSTGSVTKDQAAQNRLRLRKSSDSCKSVKKPPTGACAGSCCAKDKPIKSPPVKDSCSKPCCSGGKPAKEPPAKSSCADACCSKAEPPIVSTAKSGSTGSGPAKDSGDKDPNTKKCPGSCCSKDKPPKAPSVKNSAASCCSIEKPAKQFSAGDGCADLCCAQPKPDEAPIVKKSSCAKSCCSDAKPPVKAAAGGCAKGCCGTPKAVPVKEPPKSACADACCKPASKATVSLKASCADSCCEIKQPDSPRGSCEDDCCTSGPPDTSLQIEKVPINAIDVENQAAGKEHVVLSISGMTCTGCETKLNRTLATVPAVKDLKTSLVLSRAEFNLDLRLGSVEEVIKHLERTTEFKCERVQNNGSSLDLIVPGDASKFMSQTWPEGVLEMTLVDKETVRVAFDPKIVGARDLAEKIWGPPIQLAPPHGDLSLEAGSKHVRHVGYMTLLSAILTIPVLVLAWAPIPEREVAYSSASLALATIVQFVVAGPFYPKAIKALVFSRVIEMDLLIVLSTSAAYIFSVVSFGYLIAGKPLSTGQFFETSTLLVTLIMVGRWVAALARQRAVESISIRSLQASTAILVDEETKTEREIDSRLLQHGDVFKVLPDSRIPTDGTVITGSSEVDESMLTGESRPVEKYPKSVVIAGSINGSGVMTVRLNRLPSDNTINAIAAMVDEAKLSKPKLQDLADQVASYFVPVVVILTIITFVIWVAIGMTVRGHNGSEATIQAITYAITVLIVSCPCAIGLAVPMVIVIASGVAAEKGIIFKSADAIEVAHKTSHVVFDKTGTLTQGKLSVVAQDCLDEDTLGSLLGLIENSRHPVSVAVTAHLKGMGVKAWTMPEPKSLTGKGVETTLKGQKLRAGNSRWLELSNHDLVLPMLAHGYTVFCFTIDNELKAIYGLEDELRSDAASTVDTLQKRGVSVHMVSGDDDGAVQALASKLGISGDNVRSRSSPADKKDYIQTLLGDEADRKKPVVVFCGDGTNDAVALTQATIGVHMNEGTDVAQSAADVVLMRPSLAGILTMMNASRKSVNRIKFNFLWSFVYNTFAVLLAAGAFVNARIPPEFAGLGELVSVLPVIAAAVLLRWSKI; via the exons ATGGGGTGCGACTGCTGTCCGCGCCCTGACCCAGGCCCGGCGCCTGAGCCCGTCGTTACACAGGCTCCAGCTCAAGTCGAAGACAACGCCAGCTGCCAGGATTCTTGCTGTGATGACGGAACATCCGAGACCAGCCAGGGGAATGTCGTCCCTCAAGAGGCGGATGATTGCTGCGCTTCCGGCAGCTGCGCGGATGAAAAACCCAACGACGACTCCGACGCGCCGGATTGCTGCCGCGGCAAAATCTCCCCCTGCTGTAATGCATCTTGCCTTGACCGCATCGCCATGCGGGAATGTAAGATGAGTGCTGCTGGTCTGACCGGCCAATCCAAGG ACGCGACTGGTCGTACCAACGGCTCCGGTTGCAATGGAGCAACCGACGGCAAGGCATGCGGCCAGCATAGTCTCTCTGCCCTTGATCGCTACGGCGCGACTCTCCAGGCCCTCGGGTGTCTCTGCCGTGCTCTCATCGCCCTCGGTCAAGAGTCTTGCTGCGAGACCCGTGACCGCCCGTCGGTCGGGGCCAAGTCGTGCTCCAAGAAGTCGTCGACTCGCTCTCTCATCCGTACTTCGGTGGACTCCTGCTGCAGCACCGGCAGCGTCACCAAGGACCAGGCTGCGCAGAACCGCCTTCGCTTGCGAAAGAGCTCCGACAGCTGCAAGTCCGTCAAGAAGCCTCCTACGGGTGCTTGCGCTGGCTCCTGCTGTGCCAAGGACAAGCCAATCAAGAGCCCGCCTGTCAAGGATAGCTGCTCGAAGCCGTGTTGCTCAGGTGGCAAACCTGCAAAGGAGCCTCCTGCAAAGAGCAGTTGTGCTGATGCTTGCTGTTCCAAGGCTGAGCCTCCCATTGTCTCTACGGCCAAGTCTGGTAGCACTGGCTCTGGGCCTGCAAAGGACAGCGGTGACAAGGACCCCAACACCAAGAAATGCCCCGGTTCTTGCTGCTCTAAGGACAAGCCACCCAAAGCCCCATCCGTCAAGAACAGTGCTGCGTCCTGCTGCTCCATtgagaagcctgccaagcAGTTTTCCGCTGGCGATGGTTGCGCAGACCTTTGTTGCGCACAGCCCAAGCCCGATGAAGCCCCCATCGTGAAGAAGTCTAGCTGTGCCAAGTCTTGCTGCTCCGATGCCAAACCTCCCGTCAAGGCAGCTGCTGGCGGATGTGCGAAAGGTTGTTGCGGCACGCCAAAGGCTGTCCCTGTCAAAGAGCCACCCAAGTCCGCCTGTGCTGATGCTTGTTGCAAGCCGGCAAGCAAAGCTACCGTCTCCTTGAAGGCTAGTTGTGCCGATTCTTGTTGCGAGATAAAGCAGCCTGACAGCCCCCGAGGCTCTTGCGAGGATGACTGTTGCACCTCTGGCCCGCCTGATACTTCTCTGCAGATTGAAAAGGTCCCAATCAATGCCATCGATGTCGAGAATCAGGCAGCCGGGAAAGAACATGTTGTTCTTAGTATCTCTGGTATGACTTGTACCGGCTGCgagaccaagctcaaccGGACTCTCGCAACTGTCCCCGCtgtcaaggacctcaagacgAGCCTTGTTCTTTCTCGCGCCGAGttcaaccttgacctccGTTTGGGCTCGGTCGAAGAAGTTATCAAACATCTGGAACGAACCACCGAGTTCAAGTGCGAGAGAGTCCAGAACAACGGTTccagccttgatctcattGTTCCTGGCGATGCTTCCAAGTTCATGAGCCAGACCTGGCCAGAAGGCGTGCTTGAGATGACTCTTGTGGACAAGGAAACGGTTCGAGTTGCATTTGATCCCAAGATTGTTGGAGCTCGAGACCTCGCTGAGAAGATTTGGGGCCCTCCTATTCAACTTGCCCCTCCTCATGGCGACCTATCTCTCGAAGCTGGCAGTAAGCATGTTCGTCATGTTGGATACATGACACTTTTAtctgccatcttgacgatTCCTGTTCTTGTCTTGGCCTGGGCTCCAATTCCTGAAAGAGAAGTGGCTTACTCCTCGGCTtcgctggccttggccaccATTGTCCAATTCGTCGTCGCAGGTCCTTTCTACCCCAAGGCGATCAAGGCTCTCGTTTTCTCGAGGGTCATTGAGATGGATCTGCTGATTGTTCTGAGCACTAGCGCAGCCTATATCTTCTCTGTGGTCTCCTTCGGCTACCTCATCGCTGGAAAGCCACTATCGACCGGACAGTTCTTTGAGACGAGCACTCTCCTTGTGACTCTGATCATGGTTGGCCGATGGGTTGCGGCTCTTGCTCGCCAGAGAGCCGTCGAGTCCATCTCAATCCGCTCGCTTCAGGCTTCCACAGCTATCCtcgttgatgaagagaccAAGACGGAGCGTGAGATCGACTCCCGACTTCTCCAGCATGGTGATGTCTTCAAGGTCCTCCCAGACTCTAGAATTCCTACCGATGGGACAGTCATCACAGGTTCCTCGGAAGTCGATGAGTCGATGCTCACGGGCGAGTCCCGACCTGTGGAAAAGTACCCCAAGTCCGTGGTGATTGCTGGGTCCATCAACGGGTCTGGAGTCATGACTGTTCGTCTCAATCGCCTTCCAAGCGACAACACGATCAATGCCATTGCCGCCATGGTTGACGAGGCCAAGCTTTCAAAGCCCAAACTACAGGATTTGGCGGACCAGGTTGCCTCCTACTTTGTCCCCGTGGTGGTGATTTTGACAATCATCACCTTCGTCATCTGGGTTGCGATTGGTATGACTGTTCGTGGCCATAATGGCTCTGAGGCTACGATCCAGGCTATCACGTATGCCATCACCGTTCTCATTGTGTCCTGCCCTTGCGCAATTGGACTGGCAGTTCCTATGGTCATCGTCATTGCCAGCGGAGTCGCAGCTGAGAAAggcatcatcttcaagtcTGCGGATGCTATCGAAGTCGCCCACAAGACGTCGCATGTTGTGTTTGACAAGACGGGAACTTTGACTCAAGGAAAACTATCTGTCGTTGCACAGGACTGCCTTGACGAGGATACCCTTGGGTCTCTCTTGGGTCTCATTGAAAACAGTCGACACCCCGTCTCAGTTGCAGTTACTGCCCACCTCAAGGGTATGGGTGTCAAGGCATGGACTATGCCTGAGCCCAAGAGTTTGACTGGAAAGGGCGTTGAAACAACTTTGAAGGGACAGAAGCTCCGGGCTGGAAATTCTCGCTGGTTGGAACTCTCGAACCATGACCTTGTTCTGCCGATGCTAGCTCATGGCTATACCGTCTTTTGCTTCACCATTGACAACGAGTTGAAGGCTATTTatggccttgaagatgaACTCCGGTCTGATGCTGCGTCCACTGTCGATACCTTGCAGAAGCGTGGCGTCTCGGTTCATATGGTCtctggcgatgacgatggagctGTCCAGGCTCTGGCATCCAAGCTGGGTATTTCTGGTGACAATGTTCGCTCTCGAAGCTCGCccgccgacaagaaggactATATCCAAACTCTTCTGGGTGACGAGGCTGATCGAAAGAAGCCTGTTGTCGTTTTCTGCGGCGATGGTACAAACGACGCTGTTGCTCTGACCCAAGCCACCATTGGCGTGCACATGAACGAGGGTACTGATGTTGCGCAGTCTGCTGCCGATGTCGTTCTCATGCGTCCATCTCTGGCTGGGATCCTGACCATGATGAATGCCAGCCGAAAGTCGGTCAACCGCATCAAGTTCAACTTCCTGTGGAGCTTCGTGTACAACACCTTTGCAGTCCTTTTGGCTGCTGGGGCGTTTGTCAACGCGAGGATTCCACCCGAGTttgctggtcttggcgaGTTGGTTAGCGTTCTGCCAGTCATTGCGGCTGCGGTGCTCCTGCGCTGGTCGAAGATCTAG